The genomic segment ACGACGATGTGTACCGGCAGGGGTGAGTCGGTGTCCGCTTCCCGCAGCTCGCGCATCGCAAGCTCGATCGCGTTGCCGATCTGGGCCATGACGCTGCGACGGGTGAGGTCCGCCTGTGGGTCCGGGAACGTCTTGTAGGTCCACTCAGTGGTGCTTTGGTTGGTCACGCGGCTCACGGCCAGTCCATGGAAACCCAAGGCGGCTGCGTCGCTCTTGACCGCCACCACGTTCACGGTGCCGGGACGACCCACGGGATCGAGACGCAGTTGCCCGGTGCGACCGACGTGCCCCGACACCGTGGCCGTGACGCGACGAACCAGCGTCGGGTCAGCAGCGGGACCGGGGTTCCCACCGGAGAGGATTGCCTCCACCCCTGCGCGTTCAGCGACGGGGACGCCGATTTCTCGCAGAAGCGCGTCAGGGTCCTGCTTTCCGCGCAGCTCGCTGCGGCAGTAGCGGAACAACGAGCAGGAGGGGCACGTGTTGGGGTCGAACCCGGGATCCAGCGGGGCCACGAGCTGCTCGGCCGTTCCGTTGACGGTCTCTGGAAGGTCGAGCGCGTCCAAGCGGTTCTGCCACTGCGTCTCGACCTCCTGGAGGTGGTCAGTCAGGTCTTCGACTTCGACCGTGGGCTGGAGGAAGACGCTGCGCGGCACAGCAAGAAACCCGTGGCTGCTCACTTCAAGCCCGCCAGGACGGGTAGGCCACTGGGAGAACGCGAAAGCGCCCATCGCCACTTGCAGGAATCCCTTGAGCAGGCGGCCGTCGTCGATACGGGACCGGACCCGCTCGTAGTCCTTGACGTCGCCGACGATCAACGTGGGGCCGTTGGGGCCACGGGCAACAACGGCCAGGTCAGGAAGGACGGTTGTCGCGTCCCCCTCGGTGAAACCCGGGTACGGGAAGGCCAGCTTGTAAAGGAGGGTCGCTGAGCCAACTCGGGCCCGTTCCGCTGCGGTGTGCAGAGCCTCGCGAGTGTCCACCACGCTGACGTTGCAGTCGTGGCGATAGACGTCAGCGGGTCGCTCGAAGCCGCTCCAACCGGTGGCGCGGGCCGTCACCTCTCCCGCAAAGGCCCCGTCGTGGCAGAGACGCTCGAAGATCATCGCGCGGGTCCAGCGGGCATCCGGAATGCCGGCGGTGGCGTCGGGCGCTCCCAGCTCCTTGGCGAGCAGCCTTCGCGATTTCCCTGTGACCATCGGGTCCGTGCCGCGGTAACGCTCGCACCCAGAATGGACGGCCCAAGAGGCTGCGCTCGATGCGCCGCCGGCAATAGTCTTCTGCACGGTCACTCCTATGTGTTGGCCGTCATAGTAGTGCTTGACGGGTTGGGTTAGACCGGCTGTCGGCAGTCGGGGCAAACAACATCGCCAGCCCTCTCGGGCCACAGCCGAAGGAGTTCGGAGACCGTCTCCTCCCACTCTTTGACGCGGGAGGTCGGAACGTTCACAGCCGAGGTTCGGCCGTGTAACACATCACAGGTGGTTGCGTAGCAGTACCGCGCGCGGCGCACGGCGAGATAGCGGACATCCCAATCAGGGGCATCGGGGGCAGGTAAGAGAGTGAGCAGGCGCGCTCCCACTGAGCGGTGCCTGGTGATCGTCGTGCCCGTCTTGTTACCGAAGGCCGCGGCAGAAATGAGCTCCAGCTGGTTGCGCAGCTGGTGGGCTCGCAACCGCGTGACGGTGGCGGCGGGCAAGCAGGTCGGCAGTTCACACATGATGGGTCCCGGTAAGCGTTTCGCCGATCGCTTCGGCTGTGTCGAGCTCCGCCTCGGTCACCTTCTCCTTGCCAGGGCACTGAGAGGGTTGTCCGTGCGCGGCCCGGTTCCACGGCTCTTCGTAGTCCGTCAATAAGGCCTTGGCCTTTGCCAGAGCGTTGAGTCCAGCCGCATCGATGCCGGGGCGCCTGGCCGCACTGAAACGGTCCGACAATTTGTTCACATTCACGGCGTCGAGCTGGCCAAGCCACGCGTCTGGCGAGGCTCCATTCTTGGCCGCCTGCTGAGTCACGAACAGGCGAAGCGCGTTGTCGACGGCCTGCCGGCACAGCCCCCTGATCGACGTCGAAAGTGGTGTCAGATGGCCCAGCCCAAAGAGACGCCGGGCGTCCTCCAGCAGGAGACGCCACACGGCGTCGGCGCTCAGAACCTCCAGCGTGCCGCTGGAGTTGCGCGAGATGCTGCGGACGTCGACGTCGACGCTTGCGGCAAGGAGCTGCTCCTTGAGGCGTTCGTCGTGAGTCAGGACGATCACGCGACGCGCCCGCGCGATCTGCACCAACGCCTTCGCCGTACGGTCCACTCGCAGTTCGTCGAAGGCGTGGACCGGGTCATCCAGGATCATGAATCCGAAAGGGCCGTTCTCGGCCACCGCCAGCGCGGGAGCAAGGATGACCGCGTTGCGTTGCCCCGCGCTCAACATGCCCAACTGGATTTCTCGACTGTCCTGGGTATCGCTGTCGGAAGCTCCAGAAGCGCGCTCCAGGACGAAGTCGGCTCGACTCTTCTGCACTTTCACGTTACGAACGTTGAGACCTGCGTCATCGAGCAAGTTGGAGACAAAGGAATCAACACGACGCGCGAGGTCTGACTCGCGGTTCTGCTTCAACTGGTCCTCAACCTTGTCGAGGTACTTGTTCGCCCACTGCCATGCGGCCTTGTCAGCCGGCGCTCCATGGTGTTCACGCCATACGTCGTAGAACTGGGTGGCGGCTGCGTGGATCTTTCGGTTGATTACGCTGGTTTGCTCAATAGCCTGAACTGCCGCGTCGAGGTCTTCCTTAGTTCTTGCAGGGCTCTTTGCTCCAGATCCTCTACCTGCGAATTTGGTGAGCTCAACGTCAACAGAGCGGTGGATACCCACAGCGTCAGGATGACGCCAGCGAGTGACAGTGCCGTGTTCGAAGCGTCCAGCCCCAGTTGGGAGTTGTGCCACGTTCGCCATAGGGAATCAAGCAAGGCTGCGTCAGGCGATGACGCAAAGGCGATCACCGCCAGCATTGTGAAGCCGGAGCCAAGGATGAGTCCGAGCAGTATCGTCCATGTCATTTGCGTCACTTTCGCCCTTCGGATCTTGTCCAGCCGGGCTACTACGTGACGCGCTGACGCTTCGGTGTCAGGGATGACCATGCCGTACATGCAAGCAGGATGGTCTGGCCGAGGGAACACCCTCGCTGCTCGAGGGCATTGGACCTGACCGGGACTTGGCCTGGATCGAGGGGCAGACAACGCCGACCGGGCACTGGCTGGCCAGCCAGTCGTCGACCCCGGTCTCGCGTGACGCTGAAGGTGGGCTCTGTCGTTCTTGTCAGACCCACCCGACACGCTGGTCCCATGGAACAACCCCTGGGGTTCAGCATGGTGTGCCCGGTCGAGACCGAGGGAGATCTCGTCTGGGCGTGGCACGTGCTCGAGCGCGATGGATCAGGACTTCTGGGCGCAATCGCCGCCCGGTGCCGAGGGAACGCGCGAGGCGGTCTTCTTGGCGCATTGGCTGACGGAGGCGGGAAACAGCAGCGCCTTCCAGCGCATCGCCGACGGTCGGCCTCCGCTCCGCTCCGAGGAGCATGCCCGCCTGCTGGAGGCGCTCCACGCGGATGCTCTCGCCTACCAGCAGCTCGTCCGTGATGGGCTTCCCCGCCGGATGCCCGTCGCCGAGAACAGCTCGCTGGTTCCCGTGGTCATCCATCTGATTCGTGGTTGGTACCCCATCGAGGACGTGCTGGAGTCCTTCCGTGTCCTCGCAGCGTGGGAGGCAGAAGCCACCCACGAGGACTCTCTCGATGTGCTGGATTCCCTCCGCATCTGGAACTGCCCACACACTCCGTGCTGACGCGAATCCGGCGTCCGCCGATCAAGCCACAGCGGGCTGGCACAGGCGAGCCTGTGCCCTTGCAGGACGCCCTGTGGCTCACCCTCGAGGAGATCTGTATGGACCCGCTGCAGAGGCTCTCAGCGTGACGCCGTCGACTTGCGCACCTTCAGTTCCGGCGTGATCCGAACCGGCTGGATCGGGACGTCGGTGATCAACCCGATGAGCCCCTCCACGCAGGCCTCGCCGAGCTTCTCGAAGGGCTGGCGGACGCTGGTGAGCGGCGGGAGGAAGTAGGAGGCACCGGGGCTGTCGTCGTGGCCCACCACGGAGACCTGCCCGGGTACGGACACCGCCGCGTCGTGCAGCGCAGACATCAGTCCCAAGGCCATCTGGTCATTTGCGGAGACCACCGCTTCGGGCAGCCCGTCCTTGAGCAGCGCCACCCCGGCGCGGTGGCCGGATTCGGCACTCCAGTCGCCGTCCAGCACGTCGCGCACGGGAAGGCCTGCCGCGGTCATGGCGTCGCGCCAGCCGCGTTCGCGTTCCAGGGCGTCGAACCAGGTCACCGGCCCGCGCAGGTGGGCGATGTCGCGATGTCCCAACTCGATCAGGTGGTTGGTGGCCATCATGGCGGCGGCGTGCTGGTCGACGGAGACGGTGAGCATCCCCTCCAGGGGCTCCACTCCGTCGGCCACCAGCACCTGCGGCACCTCGCCGGCCAGCACCGTGAGGCGGTCCATCAGCTGCACCTGGGGCGCGATGACGATGATGCCGTCCACCCGGTGGTCCAGGAAGAGGTCCAGCACCTGCTGGATCTCGGCCTGGCTGGTGTCGCGGATGGCAGCAACC from the Luteococcus japonicus genome contains:
- a CDS encoding LacI family DNA-binding transcriptional regulator; its protein translation is MTTAPRRPGMADVARAAGVSHQTVSRVLNQPDSVAPGTRERVQQAISALGYRRNMGARALATSRSRILGVIVDQGGYYGPSQTSSSIQMAAREQGYATLVAAIRDTSQAEIQQVLDLFLDHRVDGIIVIAPQVQLMDRLTVLAGEVPQVLVADGVEPLEGMLTVSVDQHAAAMMATNHLIELGHRDIAHLRGPVTWFDALERERGWRDAMTAAGLPVRDVLDGDWSAESGHRAGVALLKDGLPEAVVSANDQMALGLMSALHDAAVSVPGQVSVVGHDDSPGASYFLPPLTSVRQPFEKLGEACVEGLIGLITDVPIQPVRITPELKVRKSTASR